One Ricinus communis isolate WT05 ecotype wild-type chromosome 2, ASM1957865v1, whole genome shotgun sequence DNA segment encodes these proteins:
- the LOC8265234 gene encoding branched-chain-amino-acid aminotransferase 2, chloroplastic-like, producing MTQTSAGLRRLVQSLQLGSFQSKLGAYFNCASSLEQICDHNFSGDEYADVDWDNLGFGLKPTDYMYVMKSSKEGQFEQGQLHRYGNIELSPSSGILNYGQGLFEGTKAYRKEDGGLLLFRPDQNATRMKIGAERMCMPSPSIEQFVDAVKQTAIANKRWIPPTGKGTLYIRPLLMGSGPVLGVAPAPEYTFLVYASPVGNYFKDGFAPLNLYIEDEYHRASRGGVGGVKTISNYAPVLKAINRANKRGFSDVLYLDALNKKYLEEVSSSNIFLVKGNVISTPATNGTILPGITRKSIIEIAQDLGYEVEERAIPVDDLINADEVFCTGTAVVVAPVGSITHQDKRMEYRTGGQSVSWKLYSDLVGIQMGLIKDKKGWTIEATSIDQNIRGPLEDDSAVKFEDFIEKSRNSIWFRNERN from the exons ATGACTCAAACAAGTGCAGGATTACGGAGACTGGTGCAATCTTTGCAACTTGGTTCTTTTCAATCGAAG CTTGGAGCTTACTTTAACTGTGCATCTTCTCTGGAACAAATTTGTGATCATAACTTCAGTGGCGATGAATATGCTGATGTTGATTGGGACAATCTTGGATTTGGTCTCAAGCCAACTGATTATATGTACGTAATGAAATCTTCCAAAGAAGGGCAGTTTGAGCAAGGACAGCTACATCGCTATGGCAACATTGAGTTGAGTCCTTCTTCAGGAATCTTAAACTATGGGCAG GGACTCTTTGAAGGTACAAAAGCATATAGAAAAGAAGATGGAGGCCTTCTCCTATTCCGTCCTGATCAAAACGCTACCCGAATGAAGATTGGTGCTGAAAGAATGTGCATGCCTTCTCCTTCCATAGAACAGTTTGTCGATGCAGTAAAACAAACTGCCATTGCTAACAAGCGTTGG ATTCCTCCTACAGGGAAAGGGACTTTATATATCAGGCCATTGCTCATGGGCAGCGGTCCTGTATTAGGTGTGGCACCAGCACCCGAATACACATTCCTGGTATATGCTTCCCCTGTTGGTAATTACTTTAAAGATGGCTTTGCACCCTTAAATTTGTATATTGAAGACGAATACCACCGCGCATCTCGTGGCGGAGTTGGAGGAGTAAAAACAATCAGCAATTATGCCCCA GTTCTAAAAGCAATAAATAGAGCAAATAAAAGAGGGTTTTCTGATGTGTTGTACCTTGACGCTTTGAATAAGAAATATTTGGAGGAAGTCTCATCTAGTAACATTTTCCTTGTCAAG GGCAATGTAATTTCAACTCCTGCTACAAATGGTACTATTCTTCCAGGGATCACCAGAAAAAGCATCATAGAAATTGCACAAGATCTTGGTTACGAG GTGGAAGAACGAGCTATTCCGGTTGATGACTTGATCAATGCAGATGAAGTTTTTTGCACTGGAACTGCTGTAGTTGTTGCTCCTGTTGGCAGTATTACTCATCAAGATAAAAG AATGGAATACAGAACAGGTGGTCAATCTGTATCCTGGAAGCTGTACTCAGATCTTGTAGGAATACAGATGGGTCtaatcaaggataagaagggaTGGACAATTGAAGCTACTTCCATTGACCAAAACATTCGTGGCCCTCTAGAAGACGACTCGGCCGTAAAATTTGAGGATTTCATTGAAAAGTCTCGAAATTCAATCTGGTTTCGAAATGAGAGGAATTAG
- the LOC8265233 gene encoding branched-chain amino acid aminotransferase 2, chloroplastic isoform X1, protein MANAKLLLPRTYQNHICFTTNSDLLNFSSSLNKVHDQLHLAPSRHAMVTRLTVRIRATPSDTQSRTSELANDIRWDKDDLGFDTVPTDFMYVMKCCEGGDKFSDGELLLYEKIELNPFSSVLNYGQGIIEDLKAFKKEDDSTILLFRPEANGLRMRVGADRLCMPSPTIHQFVEAVKLTASANRRWVPPQNKGFLHIRPLLIGSGNVLSLIPSTEFIFLIYVNPVTNYFESGEEPINLVVENVIHRAVPGGVGSTKAIGNYAMVAKAQAAAKANGYHDVLYLDAVHNKYLEQITTANIFLVKDKTICTPALRGTILPGITRESIIDIARGQGFQVEERLVSVEELFSADEVFCTGNTIGLFPVASITYLGERLSYKGGGLGTISQQLCSALSNIQKGISEDKMGWTTVLKQEE, encoded by the exons ATGGCAAACGCTAAACTCTTATTGCCAAGGACTTACCAGAATCATATTTGCTTCACTACAAATAGCGATCTACTAAACTTCTCTTCGTCTCTCAACAAG GTACACGATCAGCTCCATTTGGCGCCGTCCAGGCATGCCATGGTCACTCGTCTAACAGTGAGGATCCGAGCCACTCCATCAGATACTCAAAG CAGAACATCTGAATTGGCTAATGACATTAGGTGGGATAAGGACGACCTTGGATTTGATACTGTGCCCACCGACTTTATGTATGTAATGAAATGTTGTGAAGGAGGTGACAAGTTTTCAGATGGTGAGTTACTGCTCTATGAGAAGATTGAATTGAATCCATTCTCTTCTGTCTTGAACTATGGTCAG GGAATAATTGAAGATTTGAAAGCATTCAAGAAAGAAGATGACTctacaattttattattccGCCCTGAGGCAAATGGTTTGCGAATGAGAGTGGGAGCAGACAGATTATGCATGCCTTCGCCAACTATTCATCAGTTTGTAGAAGCTGTAAAACTTACTGCCTCGGCTAATAGACGATGG GTTCCCCCTCAAAATAAAGGCTTCTTACACATCCGACCGCTGCTTATAGGCAGTGGAAATGTTCTTAGTCTTATACCCTCTACTGAATTCATCTTTTTGATTTATGTTAATCCAGTTACAAATTATTTTGAG AGCGGAGAAGAACCAATCAATCTGGTGGTTGAGAATGTAATTCATCGTGCAGTTCCTGGTGGCGTTGGAAGCACAAAAGCTATAGGAAACTATGCTATG GTTGCAAAGGCACAAGCTGCAGCTAAAGCAAATGGTTATCACGATGTTCTATACCTTGATGCAGTTCATAACAAATATCTGGAACAAATTACCActgctaatatttttcttgtgAAG GACAAAACAATATGTACTCCAGCACTGAGAGGAACAATTCTACCAGGAATAACACGGGAAAGTATCATTGATATTGCTCGTGGCCAAGGATTTCAG GTCGAGGAGAGACTTGTTTCAGTTGAGGAACTGTTTAGTGCTGATGAAGTTTTTTGTACGGGAAACACAATTGGTTTATTTCCTGTAGCTAGCATAACTTATCTCGGTGAAAG GCTGTCATACAAGGGTGGTGGCCTGGGAACCATATCCCAACAGCTCTGCTCTGCACTTAGTAATATACAGAAGGGCATTTCAGAAGATAAAATGGGATGGACTACTGTCCTGAAGCAGGAAGAGTAG
- the LOC8265233 gene encoding branched-chain amino acid aminotransferase 2, chloroplastic isoform X2: MANAKLLLPRTYQNHICFTTNSDLLNFSSSLNKVHDQLHLAPSRHAMVTRLTVRIRATPSDTQRTSELANDIRWDKDDLGFDTVPTDFMYVMKCCEGGDKFSDGELLLYEKIELNPFSSVLNYGQGIIEDLKAFKKEDDSTILLFRPEANGLRMRVGADRLCMPSPTIHQFVEAVKLTASANRRWVPPQNKGFLHIRPLLIGSGNVLSLIPSTEFIFLIYVNPVTNYFESGEEPINLVVENVIHRAVPGGVGSTKAIGNYAMVAKAQAAAKANGYHDVLYLDAVHNKYLEQITTANIFLVKDKTICTPALRGTILPGITRESIIDIARGQGFQVEERLVSVEELFSADEVFCTGNTIGLFPVASITYLGERLSYKGGGLGTISQQLCSALSNIQKGISEDKMGWTTVLKQEE; this comes from the exons ATGGCAAACGCTAAACTCTTATTGCCAAGGACTTACCAGAATCATATTTGCTTCACTACAAATAGCGATCTACTAAACTTCTCTTCGTCTCTCAACAAG GTACACGATCAGCTCCATTTGGCGCCGTCCAGGCATGCCATGGTCACTCGTCTAACAGTGAGGATCCGAGCCACTCCATCAGATACTCAAAG AACATCTGAATTGGCTAATGACATTAGGTGGGATAAGGACGACCTTGGATTTGATACTGTGCCCACCGACTTTATGTATGTAATGAAATGTTGTGAAGGAGGTGACAAGTTTTCAGATGGTGAGTTACTGCTCTATGAGAAGATTGAATTGAATCCATTCTCTTCTGTCTTGAACTATGGTCAG GGAATAATTGAAGATTTGAAAGCATTCAAGAAAGAAGATGACTctacaattttattattccGCCCTGAGGCAAATGGTTTGCGAATGAGAGTGGGAGCAGACAGATTATGCATGCCTTCGCCAACTATTCATCAGTTTGTAGAAGCTGTAAAACTTACTGCCTCGGCTAATAGACGATGG GTTCCCCCTCAAAATAAAGGCTTCTTACACATCCGACCGCTGCTTATAGGCAGTGGAAATGTTCTTAGTCTTATACCCTCTACTGAATTCATCTTTTTGATTTATGTTAATCCAGTTACAAATTATTTTGAG AGCGGAGAAGAACCAATCAATCTGGTGGTTGAGAATGTAATTCATCGTGCAGTTCCTGGTGGCGTTGGAAGCACAAAAGCTATAGGAAACTATGCTATG GTTGCAAAGGCACAAGCTGCAGCTAAAGCAAATGGTTATCACGATGTTCTATACCTTGATGCAGTTCATAACAAATATCTGGAACAAATTACCActgctaatatttttcttgtgAAG GACAAAACAATATGTACTCCAGCACTGAGAGGAACAATTCTACCAGGAATAACACGGGAAAGTATCATTGATATTGCTCGTGGCCAAGGATTTCAG GTCGAGGAGAGACTTGTTTCAGTTGAGGAACTGTTTAGTGCTGATGAAGTTTTTTGTACGGGAAACACAATTGGTTTATTTCCTGTAGCTAGCATAACTTATCTCGGTGAAAG GCTGTCATACAAGGGTGGTGGCCTGGGAACCATATCCCAACAGCTCTGCTCTGCACTTAGTAATATACAGAAGGGCATTTCAGAAGATAAAATGGGATGGACTACTGTCCTGAAGCAGGAAGAGTAG
- the LOC8265233 gene encoding branched-chain amino acid aminotransferase 2, chloroplastic isoform X3 gives MANAKLLLPRTYQNHICFTTNSDLLNFSSSLNKVHDQLHLAPSRHAMVTRLTVRIRATPSDTQSRTSELANDIRWDKDDLGFDTVPTDFMYVMKCCEGGDKFSDGELLLYEKIELNPFSSVLNYGQGIIEDLKAFKKEDDSTILLFRPEANGLRMRVGADRLCMPSPTIHQFVEAVKLTASANRRWSGEEPINLVVENVIHRAVPGGVGSTKAIGNYAMVAKAQAAAKANGYHDVLYLDAVHNKYLEQITTANIFLVKDKTICTPALRGTILPGITRESIIDIARGQGFQVEERLVSVEELFSADEVFCTGNTIGLFPVASITYLGERLSYKGGGLGTISQQLCSALSNIQKGISEDKMGWTTVLKQEE, from the exons ATGGCAAACGCTAAACTCTTATTGCCAAGGACTTACCAGAATCATATTTGCTTCACTACAAATAGCGATCTACTAAACTTCTCTTCGTCTCTCAACAAG GTACACGATCAGCTCCATTTGGCGCCGTCCAGGCATGCCATGGTCACTCGTCTAACAGTGAGGATCCGAGCCACTCCATCAGATACTCAAAG CAGAACATCTGAATTGGCTAATGACATTAGGTGGGATAAGGACGACCTTGGATTTGATACTGTGCCCACCGACTTTATGTATGTAATGAAATGTTGTGAAGGAGGTGACAAGTTTTCAGATGGTGAGTTACTGCTCTATGAGAAGATTGAATTGAATCCATTCTCTTCTGTCTTGAACTATGGTCAG GGAATAATTGAAGATTTGAAAGCATTCAAGAAAGAAGATGACTctacaattttattattccGCCCTGAGGCAAATGGTTTGCGAATGAGAGTGGGAGCAGACAGATTATGCATGCCTTCGCCAACTATTCATCAGTTTGTAGAAGCTGTAAAACTTACTGCCTCGGCTAATAGACGATGG AGCGGAGAAGAACCAATCAATCTGGTGGTTGAGAATGTAATTCATCGTGCAGTTCCTGGTGGCGTTGGAAGCACAAAAGCTATAGGAAACTATGCTATG GTTGCAAAGGCACAAGCTGCAGCTAAAGCAAATGGTTATCACGATGTTCTATACCTTGATGCAGTTCATAACAAATATCTGGAACAAATTACCActgctaatatttttcttgtgAAG GACAAAACAATATGTACTCCAGCACTGAGAGGAACAATTCTACCAGGAATAACACGGGAAAGTATCATTGATATTGCTCGTGGCCAAGGATTTCAG GTCGAGGAGAGACTTGTTTCAGTTGAGGAACTGTTTAGTGCTGATGAAGTTTTTTGTACGGGAAACACAATTGGTTTATTTCCTGTAGCTAGCATAACTTATCTCGGTGAAAG GCTGTCATACAAGGGTGGTGGCCTGGGAACCATATCCCAACAGCTCTGCTCTGCACTTAGTAATATACAGAAGGGCATTTCAGAAGATAAAATGGGATGGACTACTGTCCTGAAGCAGGAAGAGTAG
- the LOC8265230 gene encoding homeobox-leucine zipper protein HAT22, giving the protein MGFGISDHGTCNTGLGLGLICHEKEENSSQHQSDRHRQGKKKKLSLKYDHMFPSLTLGLPQEAYASVNKVEPDLQPQASSPSAVSSFSNSSVKKERDSGGGGGGEEVDGERVSSRVSDEDEEGSPRKKLRLTKQQSAILEDNFKEHSTLNPKQKQALAEQLNLRPRQVEVWFQNRRARTKLKQTEVDCEVLKKCCETLTEENNRLQKELQELKSLKLQAAPFYMQLPAATLTMCPSCERIGGGGDGSSSTSTITVGVGSKPHFYSPFTHPSAAC; this is encoded by the exons ATGGGTTTTGGAATTTCTGATCATGGTACTTGTAACACTGGCCTTGGTTTAGGGCTAATCTGCcatgaaaaggaagaaaactCCTCTCAGCATCAATCTGATCGGCATCGtcaaggaaagaagaagaaactttCTTTGAAATATGACCATATGTTCCCATCTCTCACGTTAGGCCTTCCACAAGAGGCATATGCATCGGTTAATAAGGTGGAGCCAGATTTACAGCCGCAGGCATCATCTCCTAGTGCAGTTTCCTCATTTTCTAACTCAAGTGtcaagaaagagagagattctggtggtggtggtggtggtgaagAGGTAGACGGAGAAAGAGTCTCTTCAAGAGTAagtgatgaagatgaagaaggaAGTCCAAGAAAGAAACTTAGACTTACCAAACAACAATCTGCTATTTTGGAAGACAACTTCAAAGAACACAGCACTCTCAATCCT AAGCAAAAGCAAGCCTTAGCAGAACAGCTCAATCTCAGGCCACGTCAAGTAGAAGTATGGTTCCAGAACAGAAGAGCCAG GACTAAGCTGAAGCAAACTGAGGTAGACTGTGAGGTACTAAAGAAATGTTGCGAAACGCTAACAGAAGAGAACAACAGGCTGCAGAAGGAATTGCAAGAGCTCAAATCGTTGAAACTGCAGGCTGCACCCTTTTATATGCAGTTGCCTGCAGCTACCTTAACTATGTGCCCTTCTTGTGAGCGGATTGGCGGTGGTGGTGATGGCAGCTCTTCCACAAGCACTATAACCGTCGGAGTTGGATCGAAACCTCATTTCTACAGTCCTTTCACCCATCCATCGGCAGCATGTTAG
- the LOC8265229 gene encoding homeobox protein knotted-1-like 2: MEDYNQMNENTNPRGNFLYTSSVLGPNSSSPYGRTSSGSTNVSNQQTQMPLSPFHLQSSECFQSEVHPIVKTEASTSQHALKFHYPLLRGHQPLNHQQHANESSTNEVESIKAKIIAHPQYSNLLEAYMDCQKVGAPPEVVARLVAARQEFESKQRSSVNSRDNLKDPELDQFMEAYCDMLMKYREELTRPIQEAMDFMRRIETQLNMICNGPLRIFNSDEKSEGVGSSEEDQDNSGGETELPEIDPRAEDRELKNHLLRKYSGYLSSLKQELSKKKKKGKLPKEARQKLLSWWELHYKWPYPSETEKVALAESTGLDQKQINNWFINQRKRHWKPSEDMQFMVMDGLHPQNAALYMDGHYMGDGPYRLGP, from the exons ATGGAGGATTATAATCAGATGAATGAAAATACAAACCCAAGGGGAAATTTCTTGTACACTTCATCAGTTCTTGGACCTAATTCCTCTTCTCCTTATGGAAGAACAAGTAGTGGGTCTACTAACGTCAGCAATCAACAGACCCAGATGCCTTTAAGTCCTTTCCATCTTCAATCAAGTGAATGTTTTCAATCTGAAGTACATCCTATAGTGAAGACGGAAGCTAGTACTTCACAGCATGCTCTAAAATTTCATTACCCTTTGTTGAGAGGACATCAACCACTTAATCATCAACAGCATGCGAATGAAAGTTCAACCAATGAAGTTGAATCTATCAAAGCCAAGATCATAGCTCATCCTCAGTATTCTAACCTCTTGGAAGCTTACATGGACTGCCAAAAG GTGGGAGCTCCACCAGAAGTAGTAGCAAGGCTAGTAGCTGCCCGTCAGGAGTTTGAATCCAAACAACGATCTTCGGTTAATTCCAGAGATAATTTGAAAGACCCGGAACTAGATCAGTTCATG GAGGCTTATTGTGACATGCTGATGAAGTACCGAGAGGAGCTGACAAGACCCATTCAAGAAGCCATGGATTTTATGCGAAGAATAGAAACTCAGCTAAATATGATCTGCAACGGACCCTTGCGGATCTTCAACTCTG ATGAGAAATCTGAGGGTGTTGGATCGTCTGAGGAGGATCAAGACAATAGTGGAGGGGAAACCGAATTGCCGGAGATTGATCCTCGGGCTGAGGACCGAGAACTAAAGAACCATTTATTAAGGAAATATAGTGGCTATCTAAGCAGTCTAAAGCAGGAActttcaaagaagaagaagaagggaaaACTACCTAAAGAAGCAAGGCAGAAGCTACTTAGCTGGTGGGAGCTACACTACAAATGGCCATATCCTTCG GAGACCGAGAAGGTGGCACTGGCAGAATCAACTGGTTTGGACcagaaacaaataaataattggtTCATAAATCAGAGGAAACGACATTGGAAACCCTCGGAAGACATGCAATTCATGGTGATGGATGGTCTACATCCACAGAATGCAGCTCTGTATATGGATGGTCACTACATGGGTGATGGTCCATATCGTCTAGGACCATGA